The following proteins are encoded in a genomic region of Thiomonas sp. X19:
- the cysM gene encoding cysteine synthase CysM, which produces MPYPTLEQTIGNTPLVQLQRIPGADNARRGNVILGKLEGNNPAGSVKDRPALSMIRRAQERGQIKPGDVLIEATSGNTGIALAMAAAILGYRMILVMPEDLSIERAQTMKAYGAELILTPKAGGMEYARDLAEQMQRDGKGLMLDQFANADNPRIHFETTGPEIWRDTEGRVTHFVSAMGTTGTITGVSRYLKAQNEVVQIIGAQPEEGSRIPGIRKWPQEYLPKIYEPQRVDRLEYVSQSAAENMARKLAREEGLFCGISAAGACEVALRIAREVDNATIVFIVCDRGDRYLSTGVFPA; this is translated from the coding sequence ATGCCCTATCCCACCCTCGAACAAACCATCGGCAACACCCCCCTGGTGCAACTGCAACGCATCCCCGGCGCGGACAACGCGCGGCGTGGCAACGTCATTCTCGGCAAGCTCGAAGGCAACAACCCCGCAGGCTCGGTGAAAGACCGCCCGGCGCTGTCGATGATTCGACGGGCGCAGGAGCGCGGCCAGATCAAGCCTGGCGACGTGCTGATCGAGGCCACCTCCGGCAACACCGGCATTGCCCTGGCCATGGCCGCCGCCATCCTCGGCTACCGCATGATCCTCGTCATGCCCGAAGACCTGAGCATCGAACGCGCCCAGACCATGAAGGCCTATGGCGCCGAACTCATCCTCACCCCCAAGGCTGGCGGCATGGAATACGCCCGCGATCTGGCCGAGCAGATGCAGCGCGACGGCAAAGGCCTGATGCTCGACCAGTTCGCCAACGCCGACAACCCGCGCATTCATTTCGAGACCACCGGCCCCGAAATCTGGCGCGACACCGAAGGCCGCGTCACCCATTTCGTCAGCGCCATGGGCACCACCGGCACCATCACCGGCGTGTCGCGCTATCTCAAGGCCCAGAACGAGGTCGTGCAGATCATCGGCGCCCAGCCCGAGGAAGGTTCGCGCATTCCCGGCATTCGCAAATGGCCGCAGGAATACCTGCCCAAAATCTACGAGCCGCAACGCGTGGACCGGCTGGAATACGTCAGTCAGAGCGCGGCCGAAAACATGGCGCGCAAACTCGCTCGCGAAGAAGGCTTGTTCTGCGGCATCAGCGCCGCCGGCGCCTGCGAAGTCGCCCTGCGCATCGCCCGCGAAGTGGACAACGCCACCATCGTGTTCATCGTCTGCGACCGCGGCGACCGCTATCTGAGCACCGGGGTGTTTCCGGCGTGA
- a CDS encoding SLC13 family permease, whose amino-acid sequence MATGGDGPHQRRLRREQRRLRCCGLRSGAGSPLCYQERLLLIFGLLALALGVVDPRSWDHYRGWLDLPTLLGLVALLVSIEGIRRSGYVQQAAQALTRRMRTLRGLALLLVSAAAMLSMLLTNDVSLFLVVPLTVAFGAEAEIPVLRLVIFEALAVNAGSTLSPIGNPQNLLLWQRSGLSMVEFLAAMTPAFLVMTAMLLALTWFAFPARALRLDESGAPPTSASARDPA is encoded by the coding sequence CTGGCGACTGGCGGCGATGGACCTCACCAGCGACGACTCCGCCGCGAACAGCGGCGCCTGAGGTGCTGCGGGCTCAGGTCCGGCGCTGGTTCGCCGCTCTGCTATCAGGAGCGCCTGCTGCTCATTTTCGGCCTGCTCGCGCTGGCGCTCGGCGTGGTTGATCCGCGCTCCTGGGACCATTACCGCGGCTGGCTCGATCTGCCCACCCTGCTGGGGCTGGTGGCCTTGCTCGTCAGCATCGAGGGGATACGCCGCAGCGGCTACGTTCAGCAGGCGGCGCAGGCCTTGACCCGGCGCATGCGCACCCTGCGCGGACTGGCGCTGTTGCTGGTGAGCGCCGCCGCAATGCTGTCGATGCTGCTGACCAATGACGTCAGCCTGTTCCTGGTCGTCCCCCTCACCGTGGCGTTCGGTGCCGAAGCCGAGATCCCGGTGCTCAGGCTGGTGATCTTCGAGGCGCTCGCGGTCAATGCCGGCTCCACGCTCAGCCCCATCGGCAATCCGCAGAACCTGCTGCTGTGGCAGCGCTCGGGCTTGTCGATGGTCGAGTTCCTCGCTGCCATGACTCCCGCCTTCCTGGTGATGACGGCCATGCTGCTGGCCCTGACCTGGTTTGCATTCCCCGCCCGGGCCTTGCGGCTGGATGAAAGCGGCGCGCCGCCCACTTCGGCGTCTGCGCGCGACCCCGCGTGA
- a CDS encoding heme biosynthesis HemY N-terminal domain-containing protein: protein MRWLAWVVALALAAALLAMAASGRPGNVAILLPPYRIDLSLNLAVLLLLLGFVLFYIAIRAFSLLLGLPRAAALFRSRRRMQVAAAALHESIMHLLGGRFRRAERAAGKASEVDAFKPGALLTAAQAAQAMQAYERRDAYLQALPAPARETGTLMQADWQIEARDAQAAQLALRRLSSGMQRRTQTMRLALSAARALHDHAEVLRLATTLRKHHGLHPAAAQAMIHGAALGLIRQANHDAESLEVLWKSFDPALRRDPQIAVAGARGLFAAGQAQQARALLVEALRAPGAEPAALMPALRGMLGGIDANFVAQAEAWVDRWPQEAQALFLAARACAELELWGKAQQYLHKALELCQPDERRLRGAIHAALARLQERIEREDQAGRHWRLAAMDLTSDDSAANSGA, encoded by the coding sequence ATGCGCTGGCTCGCCTGGGTCGTCGCACTGGCGCTGGCTGCGGCGCTGCTGGCCATGGCGGCCAGCGGCAGGCCCGGCAATGTCGCCATCTTGCTGCCGCCATACCGCATCGACCTGTCGCTCAACCTTGCCGTGCTCTTGCTGCTGCTCGGCTTCGTGCTGTTCTACATCGCCATCCGCGCCTTCAGCCTCTTGCTCGGCCTGCCGCGCGCTGCGGCCCTGTTTCGCTCGCGCCGGCGCATGCAGGTGGCGGCCGCAGCGCTGCACGAGTCCATCATGCATCTGCTGGGTGGGCGCTTTCGCCGCGCCGAGCGGGCGGCCGGCAAGGCTTCGGAAGTGGATGCCTTCAAGCCCGGTGCGCTGCTGACCGCGGCGCAGGCGGCGCAGGCGATGCAGGCCTACGAGCGGCGCGATGCCTATCTGCAAGCCTTGCCCGCCCCGGCGCGTGAGACCGGCACCTTGATGCAGGCGGACTGGCAGATCGAAGCGCGCGACGCGCAAGCCGCGCAGTTGGCCTTGCGCAGACTCTCCAGCGGCATGCAGCGCCGTACCCAGACCATGCGCCTTGCCCTGTCGGCCGCGCGTGCGCTGCACGATCACGCCGAAGTCTTGCGCCTGGCTACCACACTGCGCAAGCATCATGGGCTGCACCCTGCGGCGGCCCAGGCCATGATTCACGGCGCGGCGCTCGGCCTCATCCGCCAGGCCAACCACGACGCCGAGTCTCTGGAAGTCCTGTGGAAGTCCTTCGACCCGGCCTTGCGGCGCGATCCTCAGATTGCCGTGGCAGGCGCTCGCGGTCTGTTCGCCGCCGGCCAGGCGCAGCAGGCTCGCGCCCTGCTGGTCGAGGCCCTGCGCGCACCCGGCGCTGAACCGGCCGCGCTGATGCCCGCGCTGCGCGGCATGCTCGGCGGCATCGACGCCAATTTCGTGGCCCAGGCCGAAGCCTGGGTCGACCGCTGGCCGCAGGAAGCGCAGGCCTTGTTCCTTGCAGCGCGCGCCTGCGCCGAGCTGGAGTTGTGGGGCAAGGCGCAGCAGTATCTGCACAAGGCGCTGGAGCTGTGCCAGCCTGACGAGCGCCGCCTGCGCGGGGCCATCCACGCAGCCTTGGCACGTTTGCAGGAGCGCATCGAGCGCGAAGACCAGGCCGGGCGGCACTGGCGACTGGCGGCGATGGACCTCACCAGCGACGACTCCGCCGCGAACAGCGGCGCCTGA
- a CDS encoding SLC13 family permease — translation MLGVVAGLLLAATVVLLQEGRASLACGLVLAVFVLTDRDVLKQVDWLLLATFAAMFLGLGHLAQWPPVQALVQTLDWKQAWVMFLGGTLLSQFISNVPTAVLLSHYTTDYTALAVAVNVGGFGLGIGSLANLIALRLEGSRGALGAFHRISVPFLLVCAPLVWLAQRVLA, via the coding sequence ATGCTTGGCGTGGTCGCGGGTTTACTGCTTGCAGCCACGGTGGTTTTGCTCCAAGAGGGGCGCGCATCGCTGGCTTGCGGATTGGTGCTGGCCGTTTTCGTGCTGACCGACCGCGACGTGCTGAAGCAGGTGGACTGGCTGCTGCTGGCAACGTTCGCGGCCATGTTCCTGGGGCTGGGGCATTTGGCGCAATGGCCTCCGGTGCAAGCACTGGTGCAGACGCTGGACTGGAAACAGGCCTGGGTGATGTTTCTGGGCGGCACGCTGCTGTCGCAGTTCATCAGCAACGTCCCCACCGCCGTGCTGCTGTCGCACTACACCACGGACTACACCGCGCTGGCCGTGGCGGTGAATGTCGGCGGCTTTGGCCTGGGCATCGGTTCGCTGGCCAACCTGATTGCACTGCGCCTGGAAGGCAGCCGTGGCGCTCTCGGAGCATTCCACCGTATCAGCGTCCCATTCCTGCTGGTTTGCGCGCCACTGGTCTGGCTGGCGCAGCGTGTGCTGGCCTGA
- a CDS encoding transposase, which produces MQIKSAPRRRHAAELKARVLAACGEPGASVAAIARAYDLNANLVRKWRRGVAPAARPPASPSSAGHGAGEFIALALPSREAVPTALADIRIELRRGATSVAVSWPLAAADQCAAWLRGWLR; this is translated from the coding sequence ATGCAAATCAAGAGTGCGCCGCGGCGGCGCCACGCCGCTGAACTCAAGGCCAGGGTGCTTGCCGCGTGCGGCGAGCCCGGCGCCTCGGTGGCGGCCATTGCGCGCGCCTACGACCTCAACGCCAACCTCGTGCGCAAGTGGCGCCGTGGCGTAGCGCCAGCGGCCCGGCCGCCGGCATCACCCAGCAGCGCAGGCCACGGCGCAGGCGAGTTCATCGCGCTGGCTTTGCCAAGTCGTGAGGCCGTCCCAACAGCGCTGGCAGACATCCGCATCGAACTGCGCCGGGGTGCCACGAGCGTTGCCGTGAGCTGGCCCCTGGCGGCTGCCGATCAGTGCGCGGCGTGGCTTCGCGGTTGGCTACGATGA
- a CDS encoding DMT family transporter, which yields MKKPHHHLHPTQGVGMALAAALLFGASTPLAKLLLADANPWMLAALLYLGSGLGLATLRALRRLRRAEMLSTRLQPGEWPWLAGAIAAGGVAAPVLLMFGLSRMPAAGASLLLNAESVFTALLAWFAFRENFDRRIAIGMVAIVAGSAALSWPRQGAVFDWASLWPGLAVLGACLGWGLDNNLTRKVALADAGFIAMSKGLVAGGVNLALALFLGAQLPSLPILLSAGLLGFASYGVSLVLFVLALRHLGTARTGAYFAVAPFFGAVLAVALLGEALTPALLLAGGLMALGVWLHVSERHAHLHMHEPLAHDHSHVHGGPSDDGHHDHIHEPALPPGTRHSHSHGHTALSHGHAHYPDAHHRHRHG from the coding sequence ATGAAGAAACCGCACCATCATCTCCACCCAACCCAGGGCGTCGGCATGGCCTTGGCGGCTGCGTTGCTCTTCGGGGCCAGCACGCCATTGGCCAAGCTGTTGTTGGCCGATGCCAATCCGTGGATGCTGGCGGCGTTGCTGTATCTCGGTTCGGGTTTGGGCTTGGCCACCCTGCGTGCGCTGCGGCGTTTACGCCGTGCCGAAATGCTGTCTACCAGGCTGCAGCCTGGGGAATGGCCCTGGCTGGCGGGGGCCATTGCTGCGGGTGGGGTGGCGGCGCCGGTGCTGCTGATGTTCGGCTTGTCGCGCATGCCGGCGGCTGGGGCGTCGCTGCTGCTCAATGCCGAGAGTGTGTTCACGGCGCTGCTGGCCTGGTTCGCGTTTCGGGAGAACTTCGATCGCCGCATCGCCATCGGCATGGTGGCGATTGTGGCCGGCAGCGCGGCGCTGAGCTGGCCACGGCAGGGTGCCGTGTTCGACTGGGCCAGCCTGTGGCCGGGTTTGGCGGTGCTCGGTGCCTGTCTCGGCTGGGGTCTGGACAACAATCTGACGCGCAAGGTGGCGCTGGCCGATGCCGGGTTCATCGCCATGAGCAAGGGGCTGGTGGCCGGGGGCGTGAACCTGGCGCTGGCGTTGTTCCTCGGCGCGCAGTTGCCGTCGCTGCCGATTCTGCTCTCGGCAGGGTTGCTGGGCTTCGCCAGCTATGGCGTGAGTCTGGTGCTGTTCGTGCTTGCGCTGCGTCATCTGGGCACGGCGCGCACCGGAGCGTATTTCGCGGTGGCGCCATTTTTCGGCGCGGTGCTGGCCGTGGCTCTGCTGGGCGAAGCACTGACCCCCGCGCTGCTGCTGGCCGGGGGCCTGATGGCGCTGGGCGTGTGGCTGCATGTGAGCGAACGCCATGCCCATCTCCACATGCACGAGCCGCTGGCGCATGACCACAGCCATGTGCATGGCGGCCCGAGTGACGATGGGCATCACGACCATATCCACGAACCAGCACTGCCGCCGGGCACGCGGCATAGTCACTCGCATGGTCACACGGCGTTGAGCCACGGCCACGCCCACTATCCCGACGCGCATCACCGGCATCGGCACGGCTGA
- a CDS encoding IS66 family transposase: protein MLNVHELKAQDLYGLSPVALTEIAEQMLQHIDEQSRHIAAQAQDIKFRDAKIERITFELARLKAWKFAAKTEAMNAEQRQLFEETLAADEASLEAQLEALQAQAGAQPDVVPQEPRRRPKRQALPEHLVRVEHQHEPEDTTCPSPDCGQPMVRVGEDVSERLDIVPAQFFVHRHIRGKWACRCCELLVQEPVAPQIIDSGMPAAGLMAHTLVSRFVDHLPYYRQEQINARSGVHTPRSTLAAWSGRGGAALQPLFDAQREFVLGAQVLHADETPVNMLDPGAGKTRRAYVWAYARSGFDALPGVAYDFCVGRGAKYPMAFLQGWSGTLVRDEFKGYESVLKPDGRTAAGCLAHARRKFDELIKVNQSPVATQALQRIAWLYRIEREARDLTEEERLAMRQARSKPLWEELHVWLRLERTHVPEGSAIAGAIDYSLNAWTALTANLNDGMVQVDNNHIENLMRPWAMGRKAWLFAGSELAGQRAAVVMSLVQSAKLNGHDPWAYLKDVLTRLPTHMNSRIEELLPHRWQPMG, encoded by the coding sequence ATGCTCAATGTGCACGAACTCAAAGCCCAGGACCTGTATGGTCTGAGCCCCGTCGCGCTGACCGAAATCGCGGAGCAAATGCTCCAGCACATCGACGAGCAAAGCCGGCACATTGCAGCCCAAGCGCAGGACATCAAGTTCCGTGACGCCAAGATCGAGCGCATCACGTTCGAGCTGGCGCGCCTGAAGGCGTGGAAGTTCGCGGCCAAGACTGAAGCCATGAACGCCGAGCAGCGCCAACTCTTCGAGGAGACACTCGCCGCCGACGAGGCCAGCCTCGAGGCACAGCTCGAAGCGCTGCAGGCGCAGGCTGGCGCGCAGCCCGATGTGGTGCCACAAGAACCGCGACGCCGCCCCAAGCGGCAGGCCCTACCCGAACACTTGGTGCGTGTCGAACATCAGCACGAGCCCGAGGACACCACCTGCCCATCTCCGGATTGCGGCCAGCCGATGGTGCGCGTGGGCGAAGACGTGAGCGAGCGCCTGGACATCGTGCCGGCGCAGTTCTTCGTGCACCGCCACATCCGTGGCAAGTGGGCCTGCCGCTGCTGCGAGCTGCTGGTGCAAGAGCCGGTGGCGCCGCAGATCATCGACAGCGGCATGCCCGCCGCCGGCCTGATGGCGCACACCCTGGTCAGCCGCTTCGTCGACCACCTGCCGTACTACCGCCAGGAGCAGATCAACGCCCGCTCAGGCGTGCACACGCCGCGCTCGACGCTGGCGGCATGGTCCGGGCGCGGTGGCGCCGCATTGCAGCCGCTGTTCGACGCGCAGCGCGAGTTCGTGCTCGGTGCGCAGGTGCTGCACGCCGACGAGACGCCGGTGAACATGCTCGACCCTGGGGCGGGCAAGACGAGACGAGCCTACGTCTGGGCCTACGCGCGCAGCGGCTTCGATGCGTTGCCGGGCGTGGCCTATGACTTCTGCGTCGGGCGCGGTGCCAAGTACCCGATGGCCTTCTTGCAAGGCTGGTCGGGCACGCTGGTGCGCGACGAGTTCAAGGGCTACGAGAGCGTGCTCAAGCCCGATGGGAGGACGGCGGCCGGCTGTCTTGCCCACGCCAGGCGCAAGTTCGACGAGCTGATCAAGGTCAACCAGAGCCCGGTGGCTACGCAGGCGTTGCAGCGCATCGCCTGGCTCTACCGCATCGAGCGCGAGGCGCGGGACTTGACCGAAGAAGAACGGCTTGCCATGCGGCAAGCCCGCTCGAAACCACTGTGGGAGGAATTGCACGTCTGGCTGCGGCTGGAGCGAACGCATGTGCCCGAGGGCAGCGCGATCGCCGGCGCCATCGACTACAGCCTCAACGCCTGGACAGCGTTGACGGCCAACCTGAACGACGGCATGGTGCAGGTCGACAACAACCACATCGAGAACCTGATGCGGCCCTGGGCAATGGGACGCAAGGCGTGGCTGTTCGCCGGCAGTGAACTGGCGGGCCAGCGCGCCGCCGTCGTGATGAGTCTGGTGCAATCGGCCAAGCTCAATGGGCATGATCCGTGGGCCTACCTCAAGGACGTTCTGACGCGGCTGCCCACACACATGAACAGCCGCATCGAGGAGCTGCTGCCGCATCGCTGGCAGCCAATGGGCTGA
- a CDS encoding uroporphyrinogen-III C-methyltransferase: MSEPIPPQAAGVAAPSEPMGSNAGEPATLAGTPPPEAPIAPSLPPAGWPGQPPAAAHGLRLVWLAIVALLLLVAVVAWWLDGRLYATQAEIARRLQNTDTTSIEARTIAKQSAEASRELMARVAVLESREQDLAAQRQALQQLYQDFAKSRDDAFLGQTAELIALAQQQAELTGSLSPLVSTLESSVARLKRANNPRAALVLRAVQQDLSRLKSSVAPDIPAAAQRLDALAALVDQLQPLSSAAPLEGTASEEASTNAGRSAQGPGWAPWLGRWAHVAWEQVRQLVSITKVDRPNALLMAPTQTDYLRENLKLQVLNARLDLLSRNASGYKADMRRIEQALRASFNERQPRTQTAMALARQAGQIDLAAQPATNLQSLAVLATLGLGSN; the protein is encoded by the coding sequence ATGTCCGAGCCGATTCCACCTCAAGCCGCAGGCGTTGCGGCGCCCTCCGAGCCCATGGGCTCCAATGCCGGCGAGCCTGCGACGCTCGCGGGCACGCCGCCCCCTGAGGCGCCGATCGCGCCAAGCTTGCCGCCCGCCGGATGGCCCGGGCAGCCTCCCGCCGCCGCGCACGGCCTGCGCCTGGTGTGGCTGGCCATCGTCGCCCTGCTCCTGTTGGTGGCGGTGGTGGCCTGGTGGCTCGATGGCCGGCTTTATGCCACGCAGGCCGAAATTGCGCGCCGCCTGCAGAACACCGACACCACGTCCATCGAGGCGCGCACGATTGCCAAGCAGTCGGCCGAGGCCTCGCGCGAATTGATGGCCAGAGTGGCCGTGCTGGAGTCGCGCGAACAAGACCTGGCGGCTCAGCGCCAGGCTCTGCAGCAGCTCTACCAGGACTTCGCCAAGAGCCGCGACGATGCCTTCCTCGGCCAGACCGCCGAACTCATCGCGCTGGCACAGCAGCAGGCCGAACTCACCGGCAGCCTGAGCCCGCTGGTGAGCACGCTGGAGTCGTCCGTCGCGCGACTCAAGCGCGCCAACAACCCGCGCGCCGCCCTGGTGTTGCGCGCCGTGCAACAAGACCTGAGCCGGCTCAAGAGCAGTGTCGCGCCCGATATCCCCGCCGCCGCGCAGCGCCTGGATGCGCTTGCAGCCCTGGTGGACCAGCTCCAGCCCTTGTCTTCGGCTGCGCCGCTGGAAGGGACGGCATCGGAGGAGGCCTCGACGAACGCCGGGCGCAGCGCGCAAGGCCCGGGCTGGGCGCCGTGGCTGGGGCGCTGGGCGCATGTCGCGTGGGAGCAGGTGCGCCAGCTCGTCAGCATCACCAAGGTGGATCGACCCAATGCGCTGCTCATGGCGCCGACGCAGACCGATTACCTGCGTGAGAACCTCAAGCTGCAGGTGCTCAACGCCCGGCTCGACCTGCTGTCGCGCAACGCCTCGGGCTACAAGGCCGATATGCGCCGCATCGAGCAGGCGCTGCGTGCCAGCTTCAACGAGCGCCAGCCGCGCACCCAAACCGCCATGGCCCTGGCGCGGCAGGCGGGGCAGATCGACCTTGCCGCCCAGCCCGCCACCAACCTGCAATCGCTCGCGGTGCTGGCCACGCTCGGCTTGGGGAGCAACTGA
- the hemC gene encoding hydroxymethylbilane synthase, protein MYSATLPAQLSPVPARLVIATRESRLALWQAEHVQALLRGLHPGCAVVLNGMTTRGDQILDKTLSKVGGKGLFVKELETAMEAGEADLAVHSLKDVPMVLPEGFALPVIMQREDPRDAWVSSKAAHFTALPQGAVVGTSSLRREMQIRALRPDLKVLPLRGNLDTRLRKLDAGQYEGIVLAAAGLKRLGLENRIRALIDTTEMLPAVGQAALGIEIRADRADVAAALGPLDHVPTHLCAAAERAVARVLGGSCSTPLGAHATWSGSTLQLRALLGLPDGSRMLRADIAAEVSTLQAAEALGREAALALQAQGAQAMLEQLQAV, encoded by the coding sequence ATGTATTCCGCCACCTTGCCAGCCCAGCTCTCACCCGTGCCCGCACGCCTCGTCATCGCCACGCGCGAAAGCCGTCTCGCCCTCTGGCAGGCCGAGCATGTACAGGCCCTGTTGCGCGGGCTGCATCCGGGCTGCGCCGTCGTCCTCAACGGCATGACCACACGCGGCGACCAGATTCTGGACAAGACCCTGTCCAAGGTCGGCGGCAAGGGCCTGTTCGTGAAAGAACTGGAAACGGCGATGGAAGCCGGCGAGGCGGATTTGGCGGTGCATTCGCTCAAGGACGTGCCCATGGTGTTGCCCGAGGGCTTTGCCCTGCCGGTCATCATGCAGCGCGAAGATCCGCGCGACGCCTGGGTTTCGAGCAAGGCGGCGCATTTCACCGCGCTGCCGCAGGGCGCGGTGGTCGGCACGTCCAGCCTGCGCCGGGAAATGCAGATCCGCGCGCTGCGCCCCGACTTGAAGGTGTTGCCGCTGCGCGGCAACCTCGACACCCGCCTGCGCAAGCTCGACGCAGGCCAGTACGAGGGCATCGTCCTGGCTGCCGCGGGCTTGAAGCGCCTCGGTCTGGAGAACCGCATCCGTGCGTTGATCGACACCACGGAGATGCTGCCGGCCGTGGGCCAGGCTGCGCTGGGCATCGAAATTCGCGCCGACCGCGCCGACGTGGCTGCAGCATTGGGGCCGCTGGATCATGTGCCCACGCATCTGTGCGCCGCTGCCGAGCGCGCCGTGGCACGCGTTCTGGGCGGCAGTTGCAGCACGCCGCTTGGGGCGCATGCGACCTGGTCGGGCTCGACCCTGCAACTGCGCGCCTTGCTCGGCCTGCCGGACGGCAGCCGCATGTTGCGCGCCGACATCGCTGCCGAGGTGAGCACCCTGCAGGCCGCCGAAGCGCTGGGCCGCGAGGCGGCGCTCGCCTTGCAGGCGCAGGGCGCGCAAGCCATGCTCGAGCAGCTGCAGGCGGTCTGA
- a CDS encoding uroporphyrinogen-III synthase → MPANPPTSLILTRPQAEAGDDARSLALRQAGVVLHHFPLIRILPPRDAAAAAQALAALADFDLAVPVSPAAVHAALGMLRTPWPEACAVGLVGPGSRAAFEQALRARGESSDTLRIISAPAEAADSEGLWLALQGLCARLPQQRWADARVLLLRGGAGRDWLADTLTAAGARVCRVSVYRREAPAPDAATLTRLRSLLADSGGSAGRATWLLTASEGVRNLQNLLAPAGLQASVLGQHRALATHARIAASAREIGFGRVDLCTPDTASILQALRVS, encoded by the coding sequence ATGCCCGCCAATCCACCCACCAGCCTCATCCTGACGCGTCCACAGGCCGAGGCCGGTGACGATGCGCGCAGCCTGGCGTTGCGCCAGGCGGGCGTGGTGTTGCACCACTTTCCACTCATCCGCATCTTGCCGCCGCGGGATGCGGCAGCGGCGGCGCAGGCACTCGCTGCCCTGGCCGATTTCGACCTGGCCGTGCCGGTCAGCCCCGCGGCGGTACATGCTGCGCTGGGCATGTTGCGCACCCCCTGGCCTGAAGCCTGCGCGGTGGGTCTGGTCGGCCCCGGCAGCCGCGCAGCGTTCGAGCAGGCGCTGCGCGCACGCGGCGAGTCGTCCGACACGTTGCGCATCATTTCGGCACCGGCGGAAGCGGCCGACTCGGAAGGGCTTTGGCTGGCGCTCCAGGGACTTTGCGCCCGCTTGCCGCAGCAGCGCTGGGCCGATGCGCGCGTGCTGCTGTTGCGTGGCGGCGCAGGGCGCGACTGGTTGGCCGACACCCTCACGGCTGCCGGTGCCCGGGTGTGCCGCGTCAGCGTCTACCGCCGCGAGGCGCCCGCGCCCGACGCGGCCACGCTCACCCGGCTGCGCAGCTTGCTGGCGGATTCCGGGGGTTCTGCCGGCCGGGCGACCTGGCTGCTCACCGCATCCGAAGGCGTGCGCAATCTGCAAAACCTGCTGGCGCCAGCAGGGCTGCAAGCCAGCGTGCTGGGGCAACATCGCGCCCTGGCCACGCATGCGCGCATTGCGGCGTCGGCGCGGGAAATAGGCTTTGGCCGGGTCGACCTGTGCACACCCGATACGGCGTCCATCCTCCAGGCCTTGCGCGTTTCTTGA
- the tnpB gene encoding IS66 family insertion sequence element accessory protein TnpB (TnpB, as the term is used for proteins encoded by IS66 family insertion elements, is considered an accessory protein, since TnpC, encoded by a neighboring gene, is a DDE family transposase.) — MIRIDQLWLAVEPLDMRAGTERLLARVVQVFGSAQAHHGYLFANARATRIKLLVHDGFGVWCAARRLNDGRFVWPREVPTAAAPMTLTQLQFDALVLGLPWQRLEQMRVITRM; from the coding sequence ATGATCCGCATCGATCAACTGTGGCTGGCCGTTGAGCCGCTGGACATGCGCGCCGGCACCGAGCGTTTGCTCGCCCGCGTGGTGCAAGTGTTCGGCTCGGCCCAGGCCCATCACGGCTACCTGTTCGCCAACGCACGCGCCACCCGCATCAAGCTGCTCGTGCATGACGGCTTCGGCGTGTGGTGTGCGGCGCGGCGCTTGAACGACGGCCGTTTCGTGTGGCCGCGCGAGGTTCCCACCGCGGCCGCGCCGATGACCTTGACGCAGCTGCAATTTGACGCCTTGGTGCTCGGATTGCCCTGGCAGCGGCTGGAGCAAATGCGGGTGATCACACGCATGTGA